A single genomic interval of Trichosurus vulpecula isolate mTriVul1 chromosome 6, mTriVul1.pri, whole genome shotgun sequence harbors:
- the PACRGL gene encoding PACRG-like protein isoform X2 codes for MQKSESHGSLQMRSRVTGTYEQRTSSGSKIKHRSVVNQNKSLPSNSSPDFVKKPHPRPSDKLNPKTIDPFSDQPRAPSAFAAIYSKGGIPCRLVHGSVKHRLQWDCLPETLPFDPLLITLAEGLRETKHPYTFVSKEGFKELLLVEGATEKTVPLLPRLIPVLKAALTHSDGEVFGRGLNALVQLSGVVGPSLNDHLKHLLTSGSLMIIKAKIPTYCSICS; via the exons ATGCAGAAATCTGAGAGTCATGGAAGCCTACAAATGAGAAGCAGAGTGACAG GGACCTATGAACAAAGAACGTCATCAGGTtccaaaataaaacatagatctgTAGTAAACCAAAACAAATCATTACCTTCCAACAGTTCTCCAGATTTTGTAAAGAAACCTCATCCTCGGCCAAGTGATAAACTTAATCCTAAAACTATTGACCCG tTTAGTGATCAGCCACGTGCCCCTTCTGCTTTTGCTGCTATTTACTCCAAAGGAGGTATTCCTTGCAG GTTGGTGCATGGTTCAGTAAAACACAGATTACAGTGGGACTGTCTTCCTGAAACTCTCCCGTTTGACCCTCTTCTTATTACTTTAGCAGAG GGTCTAAGAGAGACTAAACATCCGTATACATTTGTGTCAAAAGAAGGTTTTAAAGAATTACTTTTGGTTGAAGGTGCTACTGAAAAAACTGTGCCCTTGCTACCTAGACTGATTCCTGTCTTGAAGGCAGCTCTg aCCCATTCAGATGGTGAAGTGTTTGGAAGGGGATTGAATGCTTTAGTACAGTTGAGTGGTGTTGTTGGGCCTTCTCTAAATGATCATCTGAAACATTTGCTTACAAGT GGCAGCCTTATGATTATCAAAGCTAAAATTCCAACCTATTGTTCCATCTGCTCTTAA
- the PACRGL gene encoding PACRG-like protein isoform X1 gives MQKSESHGSLQMRSRVTGTYEQRTSSGSKIKHRSVVNQNKSLPSNSSPDFVKKPHPRPSDKLNPKTIDPFSDQPRAPSAFAAIYSKGGIPCRLVHGSVKHRLQWDCLPETLPFDPLLITLAEGLRETKHPYTFVSKEGFKELLLVEGATEKTVPLLPRLIPVLKAALTHSDGEVFGRGLNALVQLSGVVGPSLNDHLKHLLTSLSKRLMDKKFKEPITTALQKLEHHGGSGSLMIIKAKIPTYCSICS, from the exons ATGCAGAAATCTGAGAGTCATGGAAGCCTACAAATGAGAAGCAGAGTGACAG GGACCTATGAACAAAGAACGTCATCAGGTtccaaaataaaacatagatctgTAGTAAACCAAAACAAATCATTACCTTCCAACAGTTCTCCAGATTTTGTAAAGAAACCTCATCCTCGGCCAAGTGATAAACTTAATCCTAAAACTATTGACCCG tTTAGTGATCAGCCACGTGCCCCTTCTGCTTTTGCTGCTATTTACTCCAAAGGAGGTATTCCTTGCAG GTTGGTGCATGGTTCAGTAAAACACAGATTACAGTGGGACTGTCTTCCTGAAACTCTCCCGTTTGACCCTCTTCTTATTACTTTAGCAGAG GGTCTAAGAGAGACTAAACATCCGTATACATTTGTGTCAAAAGAAGGTTTTAAAGAATTACTTTTGGTTGAAGGTGCTACTGAAAAAACTGTGCCCTTGCTACCTAGACTGATTCCTGTCTTGAAGGCAGCTCTg aCCCATTCAGATGGTGAAGTGTTTGGAAGGGGATTGAATGCTTTAGTACAGTTGAGTGGTGTTGTTGGGCCTTCTCTAAATGATCATCTGAAACATTTGCTTACAAGT cTTTCCAAGAGACTAATGGATAAGAAATTCAAAGAGCCAATCACCACTGCTTTACAAAAGCTAGAACACCATGGTGGAAGT GGCAGCCTTATGATTATCAAAGCTAAAATTCCAACCTATTGTTCCATCTGCTCTTAA